Proteins from a genomic interval of Lysobacter arenosi:
- a CDS encoding SDR family NAD(P)-dependent oxidoreductase — protein sequence MSKVWLITGSASGLGRAIAEHVLEQGDRLVATARRPEVVAELRDKYAGRVALAALDVTDPAQAEIAVEVALREFGRLDVLVNNAGFARVGPFEQMPPADFNAQIDANFYGVVNLVRAAIPTMRQQQSGHIINISSGAGRLGAPGMAAYHAAKWAVGGFTESIAKELRGFGVHTVAVEPGSMPTRWAASAGTATPVLLPEYEPSVGRVIGILQTLAGHEIGDLAKYAKAMFNLSRADELPNHLILGSDALSAIRAAEHARDEAARAWEEVTLSTDRAGANLDFLANLPPH from the coding sequence GTGTCCAAAGTCTGGTTGATTACGGGAAGCGCCAGTGGTCTTGGGCGTGCGATCGCCGAGCACGTCCTGGAACAGGGGGACCGGCTTGTGGCCACCGCCAGGCGCCCGGAAGTCGTGGCGGAGCTGCGTGACAAGTACGCGGGTCGCGTGGCGCTCGCGGCGCTCGACGTCACCGACCCCGCGCAGGCAGAGATCGCCGTGGAGGTTGCGCTCCGCGAGTTCGGACGACTCGATGTGCTGGTGAACAACGCAGGCTTCGCCAGGGTAGGGCCATTCGAACAGATGCCGCCAGCGGACTTCAACGCGCAGATCGACGCCAACTTCTATGGCGTGGTGAACCTGGTGCGTGCCGCGATCCCCACCATGCGCCAGCAGCAATCGGGCCATATCATCAACATCTCCTCCGGTGCGGGGCGCCTGGGCGCACCCGGGATGGCCGCCTACCACGCGGCCAAGTGGGCGGTCGGAGGATTCACCGAATCCATCGCCAAGGAGCTCCGCGGGTTTGGTGTGCATACGGTCGCGGTGGAGCCGGGCAGCATGCCGACCAGGTGGGCCGCCTCGGCCGGCACGGCGACCCCCGTGCTGCTGCCCGAGTACGAGCCGAGCGTGGGCCGCGTGATCGGGATCCTGCAAACACTGGCGGGCCACGAAATCGGCGATCTGGCCAAGTACGCGAAAGCGATGTTCAACCTGTCACGGGCGGACGAGCTGCCCAACCACCTGATCCTCGGCAGCGATGCGTTGTCGGCGATCCGGGCCGCCGAACACGCCCGCGACGAGGCGGCTAGGGCGTGGGAGGAGGTCACGCTCTCGACCGATCGGGCTGGCGCGAATCTCGACTTCCTGGCGAACCTCCCGCCCCACTGA
- a CDS encoding LysR family transcriptional regulator, which yields MNLLNQMPSLIAFVRSVEAGSFSAAARIAGMTPSAVSKGIGRLEGELGAKLFRRSTRHLSLTPDGQAFFERVAPLLRGIDDSADAVRAGGDARGVLRISMPGEIGRLLLEPITRTFLARHEGLELDMSLSDRHVEVIREGYDVVYRVGVASDSELKSRTLAQLDMVLVASPVLLARHGVSTLDELREIPFVRYLLYGRALPITFNDGTSIQPRGRIGLDTGAGLRAAALNGMGVAHLMKCTVQDDLDKGDLVEVMPHRGLPPLPLRAMHAFGNLTPARVRLLTEFIADEIQRIVAP from the coding sequence ATGAACCTCCTGAATCAGATGCCGAGCCTCATCGCCTTCGTGCGCAGCGTCGAGGCGGGATCGTTCAGCGCCGCTGCGCGCATCGCCGGCATGACGCCTTCCGCAGTATCCAAGGGCATCGGTCGCCTGGAAGGCGAGTTGGGTGCGAAGCTGTTTCGTCGATCCACGCGCCACCTGAGCCTGACGCCGGACGGCCAGGCCTTCTTCGAACGGGTGGCGCCGCTACTGCGCGGGATCGACGACTCCGCCGACGCGGTCCGAGCAGGTGGCGACGCTCGTGGCGTTCTTCGCATCAGCATGCCCGGCGAGATTGGCCGCCTGTTGCTGGAACCCATCACCAGGACGTTTCTGGCGCGTCACGAAGGTTTGGAACTGGACATGTCGTTATCCGATCGGCACGTGGAGGTGATCCGCGAGGGCTATGACGTGGTCTATCGCGTTGGCGTCGCAAGCGACAGCGAGTTGAAGTCGCGGACACTCGCGCAGCTGGACATGGTGTTGGTCGCCTCGCCTGTCCTGCTCGCGCGCCACGGCGTATCCACGTTGGATGAGCTTCGTGAGATCCCGTTCGTGCGATACCTGCTTTACGGACGCGCCCTGCCAATCACCTTCAACGACGGAACCTCGATCCAGCCGCGCGGCCGGATAGGCCTCGACACGGGCGCTGGTCTCCGCGCGGCTGCGCTCAATGGCATGGGGGTCGCGCACTTGATGAAGTGCACCGTGCAGGACGACCTGGACAAGGGCGACCTCGTGGAAGTCATGCCGCATCGGGGGTTGCCGCCGCTACCGCTGCGGGCGATGCACGCGTTCGGCAACCTGACACCGGCGAGGGTGCGTCTGCTCACGGAATTCATCGCTGACGAGATACAGCGGATCGTGGCGCCGTAG
- a CDS encoding DUF3617 domain-containing protein yields the protein MNAKTLAAGLVGAITLGAAGAAFADAMFLPGLYEVRVSYPGDGSGVETTRECLTSAEAKEESLERQLGEVLNDASCQFTQRNIGGGRFAISGTCNNEGFRSNLKQSGTYSPTAMTMDMSMTLAPVPGAEPVSMQMTMSSRRIAANCPAGSDND from the coding sequence ATGAACGCGAAGACGCTTGCCGCCGGCCTGGTCGGCGCAATCACCCTTGGCGCCGCGGGCGCGGCCTTCGCCGACGCAATGTTCCTGCCCGGACTGTACGAGGTTCGGGTGAGCTACCCGGGCGACGGCTCGGGCGTTGAGACGACGCGCGAATGCCTCACGTCGGCCGAGGCGAAGGAGGAATCACTCGAACGGCAGCTGGGCGAAGTCCTCAACGATGCCAGTTGCCAGTTCACGCAACGGAACATCGGCGGTGGGCGATTCGCAATCTCAGGCACCTGCAACAACGAGGGGTTCAGGTCGAATCTCAAGCAGTCGGGCACGTATTCGCCCACCGCCATGACGATGGACATGAGCATGACCCTGGCGCCCGTGCCAGGCGCCGAGCCGGTGAGCATGCAGATGACCATGTCCAGCCGCCGCATCGCCGCGAACTGCCCGGCAGGTAGCGATAACGATTGA
- a CDS encoding aspartyl protease family protein: MHRLTIGILALATSLSLAGCTQVELARLYLANNGTAAEVTKPLPLTLPYKDVDGWVLLPARVNGRASIDFVLDTGASVVALIADQRTTHLDLDMRGVRRLGAPDDLAAPVGARQDGLAIDFGGVVLENQTALAIPAESLDCRGEQQRMAPFNGVIGHALFRRFTVEVNRDKGTVTLHDPDTYHYTGSGRIVSAEIAGRQPFIDARVAPSTGAPYRARLHVDSGAGINMTLFPGSSPAIKAPPGGRGREACFVGGRATYTTGAPVHLGLAGAAITTPVEYATGREVIAAGQNGRLGARFLARFNVVFDYARERIILEPRRRQVVVARAPGH, from the coding sequence ATGCACCGCCTGACGATCGGTATCCTCGCGCTCGCCACCTCGCTCTCGCTTGCCGGTTGCACCCAGGTGGAGCTTGCGCGCCTCTACCTCGCCAACAACGGCACGGCGGCTGAAGTGACGAAGCCGTTGCCCCTCACCTTGCCTTACAAGGACGTCGACGGCTGGGTGCTGTTACCGGCGCGCGTCAACGGCCGCGCTTCCATCGACTTCGTGCTCGACACCGGCGCCTCGGTCGTGGCGCTTATCGCGGATCAGCGCACGACGCATCTCGACCTCGACATGCGTGGCGTGCGCCGCCTGGGCGCGCCCGACGACCTTGCTGCACCCGTCGGCGCCAGGCAGGACGGGCTGGCTATCGACTTTGGCGGCGTGGTGCTGGAGAACCAGACAGCGCTTGCCATCCCGGCCGAGAGCCTCGACTGCAGGGGCGAACAGCAGAGAATGGCGCCGTTCAACGGTGTGATCGGCCACGCCCTGTTCCGCCGCTTCACGGTGGAGGTGAACCGCGACAAGGGAACAGTCACGCTTCACGATCCGGACACCTATCACTACACCGGCAGCGGCCGGATCGTGTCCGCGGAAATCGCCGGCCGCCAGCCTTTCATCGACGCCAGGGTTGCTCCGTCAACGGGCGCTCCCTATCGAGCCCGCCTGCATGTCGACAGTGGCGCGGGCATCAATATGACGCTGTTTCCGGGGTCGAGCCCGGCCATCAAAGCGCCGCCCGGCGGACGCGGGCGTGAGGCGTGCTTCGTGGGCGGTCGCGCCACCTACACGACAGGTGCACCCGTTCACCTCGGTCTTGCCGGCGCCGCCATCACCACGCCGGTCGAGTACGCCACCGGCCGGGAGGTAATCGCCGCCGGACAGAACGGCCGTCTCGGCGCCCGTTTCCTGGCGCGATTCAACGTGGTTTTCGACTACGCTCGCGAACGCATCATCCTCGAGCCTCGGCGCCGGCAGGTGGTCGTCGCGCGTGCTCCCGGGCACTGA
- a CDS encoding response regulator transcription factor encodes MSDSKIRVLVVDDHPVLRDGVAAILENQADMVMIGEARDGREAVELFRSLLPDVTLMDLQMPVMNGVDAIAEIRSIHAGAKIIVLTTYAGDVQAVRALRAGAVGYLLKSGLRTDMIDAIHDVHRGQRHVHRDIADEIALHVVDEPLTGREIQILCLVSVGKGNRQVACELGLSEETVKGHLKNVFAKLGVADRTHAVTVAARRGIIDI; translated from the coding sequence ATGAGCGATTCGAAGATCCGCGTGCTCGTAGTCGACGATCACCCGGTGCTGAGGGATGGCGTTGCCGCCATCCTTGAGAACCAGGCCGACATGGTGATGATTGGCGAAGCTCGCGATGGCCGCGAAGCCGTCGAGCTTTTTCGCTCGTTGCTACCAGACGTGACGCTGATGGATCTGCAGATGCCCGTGATGAACGGCGTCGACGCTATTGCCGAAATTCGCTCGATTCACGCCGGAGCCAAGATCATCGTCCTCACGACCTACGCAGGCGACGTCCAGGCGGTTCGCGCGCTGAGGGCAGGTGCAGTCGGATACCTGCTCAAGAGCGGTCTTCGAACCGACATGATCGATGCGATCCATGATGTTCACCGTGGGCAGCGCCACGTACATCGTGATATCGCCGACGAGATCGCACTTCATGTCGTAGACGAGCCATTGACCGGACGTGAGATCCAGATCCTGTGCCTTGTGTCGGTTGGGAAGGGAAACAGACAGGTTGCCTGTGAGCTTGGCTTGTCCGAGGAAACCGTGAAAGGACACCTGAAGAACGTGTTCGCCAAGCTTGGCGTAGCCGACCGCACCCATGCTGTCACCGTAGCGGCGCGGCGAGGCATCATCGACATCTGA
- a CDS encoding alpha/beta fold hydrolase, with the protein MNSLLAGLALAAATALTANASAQTAKPTVVLVHGAFADASSWNNVIRILKRDGYPVIAVANPLRSVSADGAYLSNLVGSISTPVVLVGHSYGGSVITEAARGHGNVKALVYVSAFAPEAGETAAALSGRFPGSTLGPTLAPPVTLPNGGVDLYIQPQKFHDQFAADVPAADAALMAATQRPITEAALNEKSGAPSWDSIPSWFIYGDQDKNIPPKALAFMAQRAHSRQTDVIRGASHVVMVSHPEPVAKLIARASADATH; encoded by the coding sequence ATGAACTCCCTGCTTGCCGGACTTGCCCTTGCTGCCGCCACCGCGTTGACTGCGAACGCTTCCGCGCAGACCGCAAAACCCACCGTCGTCCTGGTTCACGGCGCCTTTGCGGATGCTTCGAGCTGGAACAACGTCATCCGTATTCTGAAAAGAGACGGTTACCCAGTGATCGCGGTTGCCAATCCGTTGCGCAGTGTCAGCGCCGACGGCGCCTACCTGTCCAACCTGGTGGGTAGCATTTCGACGCCAGTCGTCCTGGTGGGGCATTCGTACGGCGGCAGTGTCATCACGGAGGCAGCTCGCGGCCATGGCAACGTCAAAGCGCTGGTCTATGTCAGCGCGTTTGCCCCAGAGGCGGGCGAGACGGCCGCAGCGCTTTCCGGCAGGTTCCCGGGAAGTACGCTCGGCCCGACGCTCGCTCCGCCCGTGACGCTCCCCAATGGCGGCGTGGACCTCTACATCCAGCCGCAGAAGTTTCACGACCAGTTCGCGGCGGATGTTCCAGCGGCGGATGCGGCCCTGATGGCGGCAACGCAGCGCCCCATCACCGAGGCCGCACTCAACGAGAAGTCAGGTGCTCCGTCATGGGACAGCATCCCCTCGTGGTTCATCTACGGCGACCAGGACAAGAACATCCCGCCGAAGGCGCTGGCGTTCATGGCGCAGCGTGCGCATTCGAGGCAGACGGATGTCATCCGCGGCGCCTCGCACGTGGTGATGGTGTCCCATCCGGAGCCGGTCGCAAAGCTGATCGCGCGCGCAAGCGCCGACGCAACTCACTGA
- a CDS encoding glucose 1-dehydrogenase — MKRLENKVALITGGNSGIGLATAQLFARHGAQVIVTARRSDVLEAAVQAIGHDALGIRGDVADIEHHAAVADEVRRRFGALDIYMANAGVLTITPSAQVSPAEFDAQFGVNTRGVFFGVQAIAPVVHDGGSIILTSSLASTKVLEGHAVYAGSKAAMEAFARSWALEFKERRVRVNVLSPGPVDTSILEKLGVPEADRPDFLRSMTQRIPAGRLGEADELAHAALFLASDESRFVNGTELRVDGGMFLA, encoded by the coding sequence ATGAAACGTCTCGAGAACAAGGTCGCCCTCATCACGGGCGGGAACAGTGGAATCGGTCTGGCGACAGCGCAACTGTTTGCCAGGCATGGCGCGCAGGTCATAGTGACGGCGCGGCGGAGCGACGTGCTTGAAGCCGCGGTGCAGGCGATCGGCCACGATGCCCTCGGTATTCGAGGCGACGTCGCGGACATCGAGCACCACGCCGCCGTAGCGGACGAGGTGCGCCGCCGATTCGGCGCGCTCGACATCTACATGGCCAATGCCGGCGTGTTGACCATCACGCCTTCCGCGCAGGTCAGCCCGGCGGAATTCGACGCGCAGTTCGGCGTCAACACGCGCGGCGTGTTCTTCGGAGTCCAAGCCATCGCACCCGTCGTCCACGACGGTGGCAGCATCATCCTGACCAGCTCGCTCGCATCAACGAAGGTGCTTGAGGGGCATGCGGTGTACGCCGGATCCAAGGCGGCAATGGAGGCCTTCGCGCGCAGCTGGGCGTTGGAGTTCAAGGAGCGGCGAGTGCGGGTGAACGTGCTCAGCCCCGGACCGGTCGATACCTCGATCTTGGAGAAGCTCGGTGTTCCGGAAGCAGACCGTCCCGACTTCCTGCGCTCGATGACCCAACGCATTCCGGCGGGCCGACTGGGCGAGGCAGATGAACTGGCCCACGCCGCGCTGTTCCTGGCCTCGGACGAAAGCCGCTTCGTCAATGGAACCGAGCTTCGCGTCGACGGCGGCATGTTCTTGGCATGA
- a CDS encoding LytR/AlgR family response regulator transcription factor gives MSRLRVLLVDDEPLALDRLVALFRQLPDVEVVGTAGDGKEAAEAIAALRPDLVMLDVQMPEKSGLAVAADLAMEERPEIVFVTAFEQFAPDAFEVDATDYLLKPVRFDRLRQAVERAKRRRALREAAATTATSSAGAYDEVIWVQVRNGSRRVPIDTIDWIEAARDYVMLHTSTRSHIHRATMSALQRTLDPAGLMRVHRSAFVRPSLVTGVQRHANGSTTLTLRDGANVPVGPNYLDAVIDRLKLTKV, from the coding sequence ATGAGCCGGCTGCGCGTGCTCCTCGTGGACGACGAACCACTGGCGCTGGACCGGTTGGTCGCCCTGTTTCGCCAGCTTCCAGACGTCGAGGTCGTCGGCACCGCGGGCGACGGGAAGGAGGCAGCCGAGGCGATCGCGGCACTCCGGCCCGACCTGGTGATGCTCGACGTCCAGATGCCGGAGAAGAGTGGGCTTGCTGTGGCCGCCGACCTGGCAATGGAGGAGCGCCCGGAGATCGTGTTCGTCACCGCCTTCGAGCAGTTTGCACCGGACGCCTTCGAGGTCGATGCGACGGACTACCTCCTCAAGCCGGTGCGCTTTGACCGGTTGCGCCAGGCCGTCGAACGTGCCAAGCGCCGCCGCGCACTTCGCGAAGCAGCGGCTACGACCGCAACCAGCAGCGCGGGCGCCTATGACGAAGTGATCTGGGTGCAGGTCAGGAACGGATCGCGGCGGGTACCCATCGACACGATCGACTGGATCGAGGCGGCACGCGACTACGTGATGCTGCATACCTCCACCCGCAGCCACATCCACCGCGCGACGATGAGTGCACTCCAGCGCACCCTTGATCCCGCCGGGCTGATGCGCGTCCACCGTTCCGCCTTTGTCCGCCCCAGCCTCGTCACCGGAGTCCAGCGGCACGCCAACGGCAGCACTACGCTCACCCTGCGCGACGGCGCCAACGTGCCAGTCGGACCGAACTACCTCGACGCGGTGATCGACCGGCTGAAACTCACCAAAGTTTAG
- a CDS encoding sensor histidine kinase, with product MERFSADTRQAAWLGFSVWTVSCGLFVLPTYFGAGELPARVLEHVGALYVVGIALTTLIHLAAVRVRDRSIATKLITMFVAVAVAAILLGVADFTATWWLRLAARDDPFATIARTLNNVVGYFWLYGLIAAILVVIQVNRTVRERERELADARAAEIEARALAAKAEAAASAARLAALTYQLNPHLLFNALNAASSLVVNHRNEQAEALLAKLSAFLRSTLVTDPQSTVTIGQELTTVETYLDVEAVRFGERLRVVLDCPPELEDAPVPSFLLQPLVENAVKYAVAPTRHAVTLRIAVTQDGDDLVVTVEDDGDPAKVTDVRKGTGVGLANVRQRLDVLYGERGTLRAGPLPHGFRASVRLPLAPADALTAEAG from the coding sequence ATGGAAAGGTTCAGCGCGGACACGCGACAAGCTGCATGGTTGGGCTTCAGTGTCTGGACGGTGTCATGCGGGCTGTTCGTCCTGCCTACGTACTTTGGCGCGGGCGAGTTGCCGGCACGGGTCCTCGAACACGTCGGCGCGCTCTACGTCGTCGGAATCGCGCTCACCACGCTGATACACCTCGCCGCCGTGCGTGTCCGGGATCGCTCGATCGCGACCAAGCTGATCACCATGTTCGTCGCCGTAGCCGTCGCTGCGATTCTTCTCGGAGTCGCGGATTTCACGGCCACGTGGTGGCTGCGCCTGGCCGCGCGGGATGACCCGTTCGCGACGATCGCCAGGACGCTCAACAACGTCGTGGGGTATTTCTGGCTCTACGGGCTGATCGCGGCCATCCTCGTCGTCATCCAGGTCAACCGGACGGTGCGCGAACGCGAGCGCGAACTCGCCGATGCGCGTGCAGCCGAGATCGAAGCTCGAGCGCTCGCGGCGAAGGCCGAGGCCGCGGCGAGCGCCGCGCGGCTGGCGGCACTCACATACCAGCTCAATCCGCATCTGCTCTTCAACGCACTGAACGCCGCCTCTTCGCTGGTCGTCAACCACCGCAACGAACAGGCCGAAGCGCTGCTCGCGAAGCTGTCCGCGTTCCTGCGCAGCACGCTCGTCACCGATCCGCAGAGCACGGTGACGATCGGGCAGGAGCTAACCACCGTCGAGACCTATCTCGACGTCGAGGCGGTCCGTTTTGGCGAACGGCTGCGCGTCGTGCTCGACTGTCCGCCCGAGCTCGAGGACGCGCCTGTACCGAGCTTCCTCCTGCAGCCGCTGGTAGAGAACGCGGTGAAGTATGCGGTGGCGCCGACCCGGCACGCCGTGACGCTGCGCATCGCCGTGACGCAGGACGGCGACGACCTCGTCGTCACCGTCGAGGACGATGGCGATCCGGCCAAGGTCACGGATGTGCGCAAGGGGACCGGCGTTGGTCTCGCCAACGTGCGTCAGCGCCTCGACGTACTCTACGGTGAGCGGGGCACGCTGCGAGCGGGGCCGCTACCGCATGGGTTCCGTGCCAGTGTGCGTTTGCCGCTCGCGCCGGCGGATGCCCTGACTGCGGAGGCAGGATGA
- a CDS encoding YybH family protein, which produces MMRKLLLAAAAALMAQAACAAQPNDADRVALEKLAADLDAVWDSGDPAAVSALYAADGSLRMGSLPVVQGRDAVQRYFVETMGRRPAGARHVTRVENIDMLTPDLALVDTRASIERDGAQGSREVLAEFHNQTLALRQADAWRFRAVRAQRMAVPSRAAAPVQQGGTR; this is translated from the coding sequence ATGATGCGCAAACTGCTCCTGGCCGCCGCGGCGGCCCTCATGGCCCAGGCCGCCTGCGCGGCCCAGCCCAACGACGCCGACCGGGTCGCGCTCGAGAAGCTCGCCGCCGACCTGGATGCCGTCTGGGACAGCGGCGACCCCGCGGCGGTGTCCGCGCTCTACGCCGCTGACGGCAGCCTGCGCATGGGCAGCCTTCCAGTCGTCCAGGGGCGTGACGCCGTGCAGCGCTACTTCGTGGAAACGATGGGCCGGCGGCCCGCCGGGGCGCGGCATGTCACGCGGGTCGAGAACATCGACATGCTCACGCCGGACCTTGCGCTGGTGGATACGCGCGCGAGCATCGAAAGGGATGGTGCGCAGGGAAGCCGGGAAGTGCTGGCCGAGTTCCACAACCAGACCCTTGCCTTGCGCCAGGCCGATGCTTGGCGGTTCCGCGCAGTGCGCGCACAACGGATGGCGGTGCCGAGCCGGGCTGCCGCACCCGTCCAGCAGGGGGGCACGCGATGA
- a CDS encoding MerR family transcriptional regulator: protein MLISEFSKVSGLSRDTIRFYVQLGLFKPARGVRGGRNAYQEFTQDDLKAAKTVRAGQSLGLSLKDIAQLESERRERGIGNERRLEILHKQLKLLEQRKAKLDQATAFVAAKIGWLSAGGTGSRPAFGSFECRDDG from the coding sequence ATGCTCATTTCCGAGTTCTCGAAGGTGTCCGGGCTGAGCCGTGACACGATCCGTTTCTACGTTCAGCTCGGCTTATTCAAGCCTGCGCGAGGCGTCAGGGGCGGGCGAAACGCCTATCAGGAGTTCACCCAGGATGACCTCAAGGCTGCCAAGACGGTGCGCGCCGGCCAGTCGCTCGGCCTCAGCCTGAAAGATATTGCGCAGCTGGAAAGCGAGCGGCGCGAACGGGGAATCGGCAACGAGCGTCGCCTGGAGATCCTTCACAAGCAGTTGAAACTTCTCGAGCAGCGGAAAGCCAAGCTCGATCAAGCCACCGCATTCGTTGCGGCAAAGATCGGCTGGTTGAGCGCCGGCGGGACCGGGTCGCGGCCGGCGTTCGGCTCGTTCGAATGCCGTGACGACGGCTGA
- a CDS encoding transposase: MHTGVRIDPAASVQLDARTWQAIIDSLPERVQKRARKHSGEYQRFVESVIWVAWVDARWPELPADRGAWRSVRGRFLHWNRCRLWEVVAPHIGPEASVHLLLRVARAGQPQSPGD, translated from the coding sequence ATGCACACCGGGGTAAGGATCGACCCGGCAGCTTCAGTACAACTGGACGCGAGGACCTGGCAGGCCATCATCGACTCGCTTCCCGAGCGCGTGCAGAAGCGCGCCAGGAAGCACAGCGGCGAGTACCAGCGATTCGTCGAATCGGTGATCTGGGTAGCGTGGGTCGATGCGCGCTGGCCGGAACTACCCGCGGATCGCGGCGCGTGGCGATCGGTTCGCGGACGCTTCCTGCATTGGAACCGCTGCCGATTGTGGGAGGTTGTTGCACCTCATATCGGCCCGGAGGCGTCCGTGCACTTGCTGCTGCGGGTCGCCAGAGCCGGTCAGCCGCAGTCGCCCGGCGATTGA
- a CDS encoding nuclear transport factor 2 family protein, whose amino-acid sequence MNVQHNPEIVRFIDLLAETGSHYRIEEMQALYTEDLGFLVVTPQGGVARFSKDEILGEFRDRRDAGDAPLSTERRILHIEEQQDLATVLLYRRMSHEADPALYELRLRKVDGEWRVAGETVSPWPDLTMARGFLPPRK is encoded by the coding sequence ATGAATGTGCAACACAATCCGGAAATAGTCCGCTTCATCGATTTACTTGCCGAGACCGGCAGTCACTACCGCATCGAGGAGATGCAGGCGCTGTATACCGAGGACCTCGGCTTCCTGGTGGTGACGCCACAAGGCGGCGTTGCTCGGTTCTCGAAGGACGAGATCCTCGGCGAGTTCCGCGACCGACGCGACGCAGGCGATGCTCCGCTATCGACCGAACGGCGAATTCTTCACATTGAGGAGCAGCAGGACCTGGCCACGGTGCTCCTCTACCGCAGGATGAGCCACGAGGCGGATCCGGCCTTGTATGAGCTGCGATTGCGCAAAGTCGATGGGGAATGGAGGGTGGCTGGCGAGACGGTCTCGCCGTGGCCGGACTTGACGATGGCGAGGGGATTCCTGCCTCCTCGAAAGTGA